GCTGGGAGATATTATTCTGGCAGAGCCGAATGCTCTTATTGGATTTGCAGGCCCCAGGGTCATTGAACAGACCATTGGACAGAAGTTGCCGGAAGGTTTCCAGAGATCAGAATTCCTTTTAGAGCATGGATTTATAGATAAGATTGTAGAAAGAGAAGAGATGAAGGATACTTTGGCCTCTATTCTTAGTATGCATGAGAAAAAGGAAATGTCTGTGGAAGAGACAGGGGCAGATGTGGAAAATTTCTGGAATGACAAGAAAACCAGTGGAAAATCTGCCTGGGACACAGTGCTGCTTTCCAGAAAAGGGGACAGACCGGTAGCCACAGATTATATTAACGCTATTTTTGATGATTTTATAGAGTTCCATGGAGATCGTTATTATAAAGATGACGGGGCTATTGTAGGAGGAATCGCTACATTTAAGGGGATGCCTGTAACTGTTATTGGACAGCAGAAGGGAAAGAATACAAAGGACAATATTTTGAGAAACTTTGGTATGCCGTCCCCGGAAGGATATAGAAAAGCGCTTCGTTTGATGAAGCAGGCGGAAACCTTTGGACGTCCGATTATTTGCTTTATAGATACGCCGGGGGCTTTCTGCGGCATTGAGGCAGAAGAGAGAGGACAGGGAGAGGCTATTGCAAGAAACCTTTTTGAAATGTCTGATTTAAAGGTTCCCATCTTATCTATTGTAATTGGAGAAGGCGGAAGCGGCGGCGCTTTGGCAATGGCTGTGGCAAATGAAGTGTGGATGATGGAGAACTCTATTTATTCTGTGCTGTCTCCAGAAGGTTTTGCTTCTATTTTGTGGAAGGACAGTAAAAAAGCTCCGGAAGCTGCCAAGGTTATGAAAATTACGGCAAGGGATCTGTACGAAATGAAACTGGTTGAACATGTAATCAGTGAAGAAGAACCTGCATCTCAGCATAATATAGATGTGATTGCTGAAGATATCAGCAATGGTTTAACAGAATTTATTAAAAAATACAGTTGTATGGCCGGAGAGGAAATTGCCCGGCTAAGATATGACAGATTCAGGAGTATGTAATGAGTGTATTACAGTCATTGGTAATTGGCAATTTAACAGTAAAAAAACCAATCATTCAAGGGGGCATGGGAGTAGGAATCAGCCTCTCATCTCTGGCTGGCGCTGTGGCAAAGGCAGGAGGAATGGGAATTATTTCTACTGCTCAAATTGGCTTTAGAGAGCCTGATTTTGTAAAGAATCCCCAGGAAGCTAATTTAAGGTCCATTGGGAAAGAATTAAAAAAGGCAAGGGAAATTGCTCCTGAGGGGGTAATCGGATTTAACATTATGGTTGCCACCAGGGATTATGCTTTGTATGTAAAGGAAGCTGTAAAGGCCGGAGCGGATATTATTATATCAGGGGCAGGACTTCCCGTAGATCTGCCGGAGTTTGCAAAGGGAAGCGCAACAAAACTGGCTCCTATTGTTTCTTCCGCCAAATCTGCGCGTGTGATCTGCCGCTTGTGGGACAGAAAATATAAAAGAGTTCCTGATATGGTAGTAATAGAGGGACCTTTAGCCGGAGGCCATTTAGGTTTTTCAACGGAAGAGCTTCACCAGCTGGGGGCGGACACTGATAATGTGCCGGTTACTTATAAGCAGGATCAATATGATCAGGAAGTAAAGGCTATTCAAAAGGTAACAGAAGAGTTTGGACAGAAATATCAGAAAAAAATTCCTGTAGTTACAGCTGGAGGTATTTACGACCACAAGGACGTGATGCGCCAGTTTGAAACCTTAGGGGTGGACGGAGTACAGGTTGCCACCAGGTTTGTTACTACAGAAGAATGCGACGCCCCTATGGCTTACAAGCAGGCTTATATTCACGCAAAGAAGGAAGATATTGTAATTACAAAAAGTCCGGTGGGAATGCCTGGAAGAGCAATTAAAAATAAGTTTTTAGAGGGCGTGGGAAAAACGCCGTTTAAATTAGAATGGTGCTATCAATGTCTGGAGCATTGTAATCCTGCCACAATTCCTTACTGTATTACAAAAGCGTTAGTAAATGCAGCAATAGGAAAAGTGGACGAGGCTCTGCTTTTCTGCGGAAGCAATGCTTATAGAGCTGAAAAAATTGAAACAGTTCCAGAGGTAATGGCGGAGCTGTGCGGAGAGTAATACCTGAAAGGAATATTGCAGCCTGATTCTGTGTACATTTAAATGTAAAGGAAGACATAGATGAAGGAGAGCGTATGCTGAACTATTTGTGGGCTGCAATGATTTTATTGGGAATCGTGTGGGGAGCTTTCCACGGAAATTTAAATTTAGTAACTGAGGCTGTTTTAGATTCTGCCAAAGAAGCTGTTACACTGGGAATTTCCATGCTGGGCATTATGGCGTTTTGGAACGGTATTTTGGAAGTGGGAAGCAGCGCCGGTCTGATTGAAAGCTTGTCCAGAAAAATGAAGCCGGTGTTTCGGTTTTTATTTCCCAAAATACCAGATGACCATCCGGCTATGAAAGAAATTTCCGTAAATATGATCGCTAATATGCTGGGAGTGGGGATGGCCGCCACCCCGGCGGGAATCCGGGCTATGGAAGAGCTGGAGAAGTTGGAGGAGGAAAGAGAAAAAAATAAAGAACCTTTTTATCCTCCCGGAACAGCCAGCGATGAAATGTGTACATTTTTAATTATTAATATTTCCTCCCTTCAGCTGATTCCTATTAATATGATTGCCTACAGGGCCCAGTACGGCAGCGTGGAGCCCACTGCAGTTATAGGGCCGGCTTTAGCCGCTTCTGCAGTCAGCACCCTGGCGGCAGTAATCTTCTGCCGCATGGTTTCATCCAGAAAGTAATGTTTTTCTGTATACAGAAGGCGTTGTCCCTGTAATGTCTTTAAAAGCCCTGATAAAATGAGCTGTGTCTTTATATCCGACAGCTTCCGCTATGCAGCTGATCTTTTGACTAGGATCTGCCAAAAGAAGCTTAGCCTGCCGGATACGCAGGTTTCTTAAATAGTCCCGGAACGTAATGCCTGTCTGCTGTTTAAAAAGACGGCTGAAGTAATTGGGATGAAGATGAAATTGAGCGGCTATATCCTCCAGCATCATTTGACAGGCATAATTATTCTCTATATAATTTACAGCTTTTTTTACTAAAGCCGTATCATGCTGGGAGATATTTTCTTCCAGCTTTTCCATATAAATTAATATAATCTGAACAAATCTTTTCTGCAGCTGGGATAAGGTGGGCATATTTTTAATACAGCTTAAAATATCCAGGTCAGTCAGCTTATATGTGGATATAATTTTAATCATACCGGAATTTTTGTGCATAAGATTATAAATAAACTGGCTTAATAAATCCCGCACCTCATCTCTGGTAATTACAGAAGGGTGAAGGCGGCGGAAAAATTGATTTAGGGCCGCAGTAACCTTGTCAGTTTCCAGATTAATAATATAATTTCTACATTGCTCTAAATGTTCCTGGAGAATTGAGCGGTTAATAAACGGGTTGCTGACTAAAGGAATATCGTAAAATTCAGGCTGATTTTCAGCTGCCCCGGATAAATACTGCCCCACGCTGTTAGACCTTAAATTTTCCGGCCTTATTTCAGGCGGAAATAAAGGATTGCTGATAATTTCATTTATAGCGTCAAACAAGAGAGAAAAATTAACAGGTTTTAATAAGTAGTCGCAGGCGCCGGATTTTAAGGCGCTGCGGATAAATGGATAGTCGTCGTATCCGCTTAATATTAAGAGTTTACATCCATAATTTGTTTTGCTTAAAAGGGAGGACAGCTTAATACCGTCCAGCATAGGCATTTTTATGTCTGAAAGGCAGATATGTACAGAATTTTGTTTTAAAACATCCAGCGCCTGAATGCCGTTTTCAGCCAGGTGAATTTGAAAAGTCTCAGGAAAGCTTAAATTAATAAACTTTGAAAGACCTTCCAAAATTGTAATATCATCATCTGCAATAAGTAAATGAAACATAATTTATCATTCCTTTGAAAATCATTTTATTCTATGTCTTACAATTTTGCAGGAATAGAAACTGTAATAGTAGTTCCAATACTGTAAACACTGTGAATTTTTAAGCCGTAGGCTTCTCCGTAATATAGAGAAAGTCTGCGGTTTATATTTTTTAATCCAATAGACGGGGTAGATAAGGAGGAATCATTTAGCTGGTCATTTAAAGCCTTCAGCTGAGATTCCTGCAAATGAGATAATTCCTGAGAAAGAGGAACCTCCGCCCCAGTGTCCCTAAGCCCGTACTGCAGATTTCTGCCTAGCAGCTGAGCCATTTCAGAAACCTTAAAATCTTCTTTAATGTAAGCTTCCATGCGCATACATTCTAAAGTGTTATATAAATAATGAGGATTGATTTGGGTTCTGAGAAGCTGAAGCTCCAAGTCCCGCTCAAAAATATCCTTTTTTAAAATTTTGTTTATAAGGTACTCAATCCTCTTACTCATATGGTTAAAGGAGGTGGATAAGGTGTAAAGCTCAGGAGATAATCCTTTATCTGACACAATGGGGAAATAATCTAGCTTTAACTGGTCGCAGGCCTCTGCCAGTCTGGAAATAGGTCTGTGAATGCTGCGGAGAATCAAGTAAAAAAATATAATAGTAAAAAGTAAAAGGCAGCCTAATAGTATAAAAAATAAAATATTAATATGGGAAATAGAATTCCATATATTAGACAGTGGAGTAGAGACCAAAACCTGGTAGGAACCGCTTTTTGAAAGCTGGTACAGGGTAAGGCCGTCAGGCTCTTTTTTTATTGTGTAGGAAAGGTCAGAGTTCTCCAGTGTTTTTAAAATTTCATTATCAGCTTCTAAATTCCCGGATATTTTTTGATTTTCATATAAAAGAGAAAGCTTTTGGTTGGAAAACTGGCGCACAGTGGAAAAATATTCGTCCAAATCAGAAATACTCATGCTGATGACTACAATGCCTACAGGTCTGTATCGCTCCACATTCATTACTGCCCGGGCAATATAATAACAAGGTGTGTAGGAATCCATCATAATTGCCGAGGATAAGGATTCTGAGGGAAAAATCAGGGCGCTGCCGTTTCCATTCATAGTCTGCTGAAACCAGGTTTTTTCAGGATTTGTATTATACAAAAAATAAGTAAATTTATTAGATTCACAGTAAATACCTGTCCCTGATAAATCATATATGCTGATGCCGTGGATGAATTTGCTGCTGTTAATGTAAGGAATCACAGTGTCCGCTATAGTCTTATTTACTCCATAATTAGACAGAAAGGTATTTTGGGAAAGAGCCTGGTAAACAATATCCTGGGAGGAGCCTGGAATTTGAATTACAGGGAAAGCAGAAATATCTTTTCCTGTTTCTGTGCGTATGGAGAAATCAGAAACCATAGTAGAGCCAATATAATTGTTTTGAGAGAGACAATCTTTGAATTTATTTTGGAAAATATTGGCAGTGGAATAGAGAAAAAAGGTTGCTATGATTAATGTCTGCAAAGAAATCAGAAGCAGGATTTTTTTGTGAATAGAAAGCCGGGTCATAGAAACCTCCTGATGATATGTATTTTGTTTTATTTAAATGACGAAAAAAGAAAAAACAATTTAAAATGCCAGGGTTTTATGTGAAAATACGGTAAGACGTTTGAAAATGGCAACAGAAGTGTTTTCCGGCTATTTTTTAGGGAAAATAGAAAGATTATACTAAACACATAAAAAGCAAAAGGGGAGGTATTTACATGAACAAAAATTTTAG
The window above is part of the Lachnoclostridium edouardi genome. Proteins encoded here:
- a CDS encoding helix-turn-helix domain-containing protein; translation: MFHLLIADDDITILEGLSKFINLSFPETFQIHLAENGIQALDVLKQNSVHICLSDIKMPMLDGIKLSSLLSKTNYGCKLLILSGYDDYPFIRSALKSGACDYLLKPVNFSLLFDAINEIISNPLFPPEIRPENLRSNSVGQYLSGAAENQPEFYDIPLVSNPFINRSILQEHLEQCRNYIINLETDKVTAALNQFFRRLHPSVITRDEVRDLLSQFIYNLMHKNSGMIKIISTYKLTDLDILSCIKNMPTLSQLQKRFVQIILIYMEKLEENISQHDTALVKKAVNYIENNYACQMMLEDIAAQFHLHPNYFSRLFKQQTGITFRDYLRNLRIRQAKLLLADPSQKISCIAEAVGYKDTAHFIRAFKDITGTTPSVYRKTLLSG
- a CDS encoding sensor histidine kinase: MTRLSIHKKILLLISLQTLIIATFFLYSTANIFQNKFKDCLSQNNYIGSTMVSDFSIRTETGKDISAFPVIQIPGSSQDIVYQALSQNTFLSNYGVNKTIADTVIPYINSSKFIHGISIYDLSGTGIYCESNKFTYFLYNTNPEKTWFQQTMNGNGSALIFPSESLSSAIMMDSYTPCYYIARAVMNVERYRPVGIVVISMSISDLDEYFSTVRQFSNQKLSLLYENQKISGNLEADNEILKTLENSDLSYTIKKEPDGLTLYQLSKSGSYQVLVSTPLSNIWNSISHINILFFILLGCLLLFTIIFFYLILRSIHRPISRLAEACDQLKLDYFPIVSDKGLSPELYTLSTSFNHMSKRIEYLINKILKKDIFERDLELQLLRTQINPHYLYNTLECMRMEAYIKEDFKVSEMAQLLGRNLQYGLRDTGAEVPLSQELSHLQESQLKALNDQLNDSSLSTPSIGLKNINRRLSLYYGEAYGLKIHSVYSIGTTITVSIPAKL
- a CDS encoding NAD(P)H-dependent flavin oxidoreductase; translated protein: MSVLQSLVIGNLTVKKPIIQGGMGVGISLSSLAGAVAKAGGMGIISTAQIGFREPDFVKNPQEANLRSIGKELKKAREIAPEGVIGFNIMVATRDYALYVKEAVKAGADIIISGAGLPVDLPEFAKGSATKLAPIVSSAKSARVICRLWDRKYKRVPDMVVIEGPLAGGHLGFSTEELHQLGADTDNVPVTYKQDQYDQEVKAIQKVTEEFGQKYQKKIPVVTAGGIYDHKDVMRQFETLGVDGVQVATRFVTTEECDAPMAYKQAYIHAKKEDIVITKSPVGMPGRAIKNKFLEGVGKTPFKLEWCYQCLEHCNPATIPYCITKALVNAAIGKVDEALLFCGSNAYRAEKIETVPEVMAELCGE
- a CDS encoding nucleoside recognition domain-containing protein, yielding MLNYLWAAMILLGIVWGAFHGNLNLVTEAVLDSAKEAVTLGISMLGIMAFWNGILEVGSSAGLIESLSRKMKPVFRFLFPKIPDDHPAMKEISVNMIANMLGVGMAATPAGIRAMEELEKLEEEREKNKEPFYPPGTASDEMCTFLIINISSLQLIPINMIAYRAQYGSVEPTAVIGPALAASAVSTLAAVIFCRMVSSRK
- a CDS encoding acetyl-CoA carboxylase carboxyltransferase subunit alpha gives rise to the protein MFKDMFKKTYTLIDTKYKKPVKSEEPSIPQGLWRKCNKCGQPIYVEDVKNNYYICPKCNGYFRVHAYRRIEMIIDDGTFEEWDKEIEFSNPLNFPGYEKKVQAAKEKTRLNEAIVIGKGKIKGHEAVVGVCDARFLMSSMGHIVGDKITNAVEKATKAKLPVIIFACSGGARMQEGLVSLMQMAKTSAALKKHHEAGQLFISVFTDPTTGGVTASFAMLGDIILAEPNALIGFAGPRVIEQTIGQKLPEGFQRSEFLLEHGFIDKIVEREEMKDTLASILSMHEKKEMSVEETGADVENFWNDKKTSGKSAWDTVLLSRKGDRPVATDYINAIFDDFIEFHGDRYYKDDGAIVGGIATFKGMPVTVIGQQKGKNTKDNILRNFGMPSPEGYRKALRLMKQAETFGRPIICFIDTPGAFCGIEAEERGQGEAIARNLFEMSDLKVPILSIVIGEGGSGGALAMAVANEVWMMENSIYSVLSPEGFASILWKDSKKAPEAAKVMKITARDLYEMKLVEHVISEEEPASQHNIDVIAEDISNGLTEFIKKYSCMAGEEIARLRYDRFRSM